From Desulfobotulus pelophilus, a single genomic window includes:
- the umuD gene encoding translesion error-prone DNA polymerase V autoproteolytic subunit, with the protein MRIKKENIFRAAVRDEKVHIPLYTESVSAGFPSPAQDYVERSLDLNELCIRNAVATFFVRVSGDSMEDGGIRSGDILIVDRSIEPKHKDIVIAIVDGEFTVKCFHSEPDVSLVPLNSSYPVLYFSEESELELFGVVTFVIHSVRNR; encoded by the coding sequence ATGAGAATAAAAAAAGAAAATATCTTTAGAGCCGCGGTAAGGGATGAGAAGGTTCATATTCCCCTTTACACTGAATCTGTCAGTGCTGGCTTTCCCTCTCCAGCCCAGGATTATGTGGAACGCAGCCTGGATCTGAATGAGCTTTGCATCCGCAATGCGGTTGCTACATTTTTTGTCCGGGTGTCCGGGGATTCCATGGAAGATGGCGGTATCCGCTCCGGTGACATTCTGATCGTGGACAGATCCATAGAGCCAAAACACAAAGATATTGTCATAGCGATTGTGGATGGGGAGTTTACGGTAAAGTGCTTCCATTCAGAGCCTGATGTAAGTCTTGTTCCCCTGAACAGCAGCTATCCTGTCCTTTATTTTTCTGAAGAATCAGAGCTGGAACTTTTCGGAGTTGTGACCTTTGTTATTCATTCTGTCAGAAACAGATAA
- a CDS encoding winged helix-turn-helix transcriptional regulator yields the protein MQLNLNPCPVGVTLALISDKWKIYIIHELQGGPRRPGEMRRLLKGISQKVLTENLRSMEKDGLLIRAVCGEVPPRVEYSLTELGGSLSPGLEAMFDWGSEYLQR from the coding sequence ATGCAGCTAAATTTGAATCCTTGCCCGGTGGGAGTCACGTTAGCTCTGATTTCTGATAAATGGAAAATCTACATTATCCATGAACTGCAGGGTGGTCCCCGGCGACCGGGTGAAATGCGAAGGTTGCTGAAAGGAATATCTCAGAAGGTTTTAACGGAAAATCTGCGATCTATGGAAAAGGATGGGTTGCTGATAAGGGCGGTATGCGGGGAAGTACCTCCGAGGGTAGAGTACTCCTTGACGGAACTGGGAGGGAGTCTCTCCCCGGGTTTGGAAGCTATGTTTGACTGGGGAAGTGAGTATCTTCAGAGGTAG
- a CDS encoding substrate-binding periplasmic protein, whose amino-acid sequence MKMKTTVVMVFLLSQWMLISGSFAQTVVVYGLDAMPLCGVVDGEPVGITVEILKEATAYGAPDFIFRMDVPWVRAQMLVQQPGSEVNAIIPFSRSRQREDTFKWVGELVQTQFRFYSYERKNPINSIDEARELNIGVVRGHAIIPLLQQQGIVRLDETRNAEINAQKLLYKRLDAMADSDFIALHNWRQIGQNTQNLQEGIAIGDITRVYIAAGLHFPYDTAKNIADALGRMKQDGKMEEILSRWK is encoded by the coding sequence ATGAAAATGAAAACCACTGTAGTAATGGTATTTTTACTGAGCCAATGGATGCTCATATCGGGAAGTTTCGCACAGACTGTTGTGGTGTATGGACTGGACGCTATGCCTTTATGCGGAGTTGTGGATGGAGAACCTGTTGGTATTACAGTTGAAATCCTCAAAGAGGCAACAGCTTATGGTGCTCCGGATTTTATTTTTCGAATGGATGTTCCCTGGGTCCGTGCTCAGATGCTCGTGCAACAGCCAGGCAGTGAAGTGAATGCAATCATTCCATTTTCACGCTCTCGTCAACGGGAAGATACCTTCAAATGGGTAGGCGAACTGGTCCAGACTCAGTTCCGCTTCTACTCCTATGAAAGAAAAAACCCCATAAACTCCATTGACGAAGCCAGAGAGCTCAACATTGGGGTTGTCCGGGGCCACGCCATTATTCCCCTTCTGCAGCAACAGGGCATTGTTCGACTCGATGAAACGCGCAATGCAGAAATCAACGCGCAAAAACTATTGTACAAAAGACTTGATGCCATGGCGGATTCTGATTTTATTGCCCTGCATAACTGGCGGCAAATTGGTCAGAACACACAAAATCTGCAGGAGGGGATAGCCATAGGTGACATTACCCGTGTCTACATAGCCGCTGGCCTTCACTTCCCTTACGATACAGCAAAAAACATTGCTGATGCCCTGGGGAGAATGAAACAGGACGGGAAAATGGAAGAAATTCTGAGCCGATGGAAATAA
- a CDS encoding Y-family DNA polymerase — MAGDQYFALVDCNNFYASCEKLFRPDLKNTPVVVLSNNDGCVVARSPEAKALDIPMGVPAFQIQHLVKKHGIIVFSSNYALYADLSHRVMQAIESCWPDMEIYSIDEAFLTFSSNPLPGLSMEGLAEKVQKRVLMWTGLRVSIGVARTKTLAKIANYAAKKYPATKGVVVLEEQDRIDRLLALVSVGEVWGVGRRTQEKLCRMNVRTAFDLKCANILNIKRFFNIKIGQTVEELNGSPCFTLEQTPGLKKQMICSRSFGERIKRKDDMEKAVSSFCVYVAERLRSEKLLAGRVDLFIRTSCFNKDKTSYANSCGINLDFPSDDTFYLVGLTCRLLDCIWKEGKAYSKAGVVLSVLTPGEGGRQMQLFESSLIRPQHEKVIEIMDRINREKKGKVLIASQGLGQNPWKMKQSHVSPNYTLDWRAIPIIRC; from the coding sequence ATGGCAGGAGATCAATATTTTGCACTGGTGGACTGCAATAATTTCTATGCCAGTTGTGAGAAACTTTTCAGACCGGATCTGAAAAATACTCCTGTTGTGGTTCTTTCCAACAACGATGGCTGTGTTGTGGCAAGAAGCCCGGAAGCCAAAGCCTTGGATATTCCCATGGGCGTTCCGGCATTCCAGATACAGCATCTTGTGAAAAAACATGGCATAATCGTATTTTCGTCCAATTATGCCCTGTATGCGGATCTGTCACACAGGGTCATGCAGGCCATAGAATCCTGCTGGCCTGATATGGAAATCTATTCCATAGACGAGGCCTTCCTTACCTTCAGCTCAAATCCTCTGCCGGGCCTCTCCATGGAGGGGCTGGCAGAGAAGGTTCAGAAACGGGTTTTGATGTGGACAGGCCTTCGGGTGAGTATCGGTGTGGCCCGCACCAAAACGCTGGCTAAGATTGCCAACTATGCGGCTAAAAAATATCCGGCAACCAAAGGGGTTGTGGTTCTCGAAGAGCAGGACCGAATAGACAGGCTCCTTGCTCTTGTGTCGGTGGGCGAGGTCTGGGGAGTTGGCCGTCGTACTCAGGAAAAACTGTGCAGAATGAATGTCCGGACTGCTTTTGATCTTAAATGTGCCAACATTTTGAATATTAAGAGGTTTTTTAATATAAAAATTGGGCAAACCGTAGAGGAGCTGAATGGGTCACCCTGTTTCACTCTGGAGCAGACACCTGGCCTGAAAAAGCAGATGATCTGTTCAAGAAGTTTTGGAGAGCGCATTAAGCGGAAAGACGATATGGAAAAGGCAGTCAGCTCTTTTTGTGTCTATGTTGCAGAAAGACTGAGGTCTGAAAAACTTTTGGCCGGCCGTGTGGATCTTTTTATCCGTACCAGCTGTTTTAATAAAGACAAGACCTCATATGCCAATTCCTGCGGTATCAACTTGGATTTTCCTTCAGACGATACTTTTTATCTGGTCGGTTTGACCTGTCGGCTGCTTGACTGTATCTGGAAAGAGGGAAAGGCGTACAGTAAGGCAGGGGTTGTGCTGTCAGTATTGACACCCGGAGAAGGAGGCCGACAGATGCAGCTTTTTGAAAGTAGCCTGATCCGTCCTCAGCATGAGAAAGTCATAGAGATTATGGACAGGATTAACAGGGAAAAAAAAGGAAAGGTCCTGATCGCATCGCAAGGCCTGGGCCAGAACCCCTGGAAGATGAAGCAGTCCCATGTTTCTCCGAACTATACGTTGGACTGGCGTGCAATTCCCATCATTCGGTGCTGA
- a CDS encoding adenylosuccinate synthase: MGNIVIVGTQWGDEGKGKIVDLLSEHADSVVRFQGGNNAGHTMVVAGEKFVSHLVPSGILQGKTCYIANGVVVDPSVLLEEIDYLTGKGVDIGPHNLRISEKAHVIFPYHKALDNAREISDGKKKIGTTGRGIGPCYEDKASRRGIRFVELLDPEEFTDRLSLNIREKNHMLTSFFGADALTEESIHKEYTDYARRLAPYIANVPVELEERMDKGESILFEGAQGTHLDIDHGTYPFVTSSNTVSGNACAGSGVGPGRITDVLGIVKAYTTRVGAGPFPTELLDDTGKFIQEKGAEFGATTGRTRRCGWLDMVIINNAARLNGLTGLVITKLDVLGSLPELKICTGYTLDGKQIRYVPTSLKELERCVPIYEILPGWEEDISGILDYDALPETAKQYLQRIEALAGVPVSIISVGPGREETIILHTVC; encoded by the coding sequence GTGGGCAATATTGTAATAGTAGGAACCCAGTGGGGAGATGAAGGTAAAGGAAAAATCGTTGATCTTCTCTCGGAGCATGCCGACAGCGTTGTACGCTTTCAGGGAGGCAACAATGCAGGCCACACCATGGTTGTAGCTGGAGAAAAATTTGTCAGCCATCTGGTTCCTTCCGGCATCCTTCAGGGCAAAACATGCTACATAGCCAACGGAGTTGTAGTGGATCCTTCCGTATTACTGGAGGAGATTGACTACCTCACAGGAAAAGGCGTGGACATCGGCCCGCATAACCTCCGTATCAGTGAAAAAGCCCACGTGATTTTTCCTTACCACAAAGCCCTCGACAATGCACGGGAGATCAGTGACGGTAAAAAGAAAATCGGAACTACAGGCCGCGGCATAGGCCCCTGCTACGAAGACAAAGCATCCCGCCGAGGTATCCGTTTTGTGGAACTGCTGGATCCCGAGGAGTTTACCGATCGCCTCAGCCTTAATATCAGAGAAAAAAACCACATGCTCACCAGCTTTTTCGGTGCAGATGCCCTAACCGAAGAAAGCATCCATAAAGAGTATACAGACTATGCCCGCCGCCTTGCACCCTACATTGCCAACGTACCCGTTGAACTCGAAGAGCGCATGGACAAGGGAGAGTCCATACTGTTTGAAGGCGCGCAAGGAACCCATCTGGACATTGACCACGGGACCTATCCCTTTGTCACTTCATCCAATACTGTTTCCGGCAATGCATGCGCCGGATCCGGAGTAGGCCCCGGCCGCATCACTGATGTCCTTGGTATTGTAAAAGCCTATACAACACGCGTCGGTGCGGGTCCCTTCCCCACAGAACTTCTTGATGACACCGGAAAGTTCATTCAGGAAAAAGGTGCAGAATTCGGTGCCACCACGGGCCGGACCAGACGCTGTGGATGGCTGGATATGGTCATCATCAACAATGCTGCACGCCTGAATGGTCTTACGGGTCTTGTGATCACCAAGCTTGATGTGCTCGGCTCTCTGCCAGAGCTTAAGATATGCACAGGCTACACCCTTGATGGCAAGCAGATTCGCTACGTTCCAACCTCTTTGAAAGAACTGGAGCGCTGCGTACCCATTTACGAAATTCTGCCCGGATGGGAAGAGGATATATCCGGTATTCTTGACTACGATGCCCTCCCCGAAACTGCCAAGCAGTATCTGCAGCGGATCGAAGCCCTTGCCGGCGTTCCTGTCTCAATTATTTCTGTCGGCCCGGGCCGCGAGGAAACCATTATCCTCCATACCGTATGCTGA
- a CDS encoding MarC family protein, translated as MLQNFINLYLKIFLLLTPFFVLSVFLSMTAGMANGERRKIACKITIAVLIASFILFFFGHYIFQIFGITIDAFRIGAGAILFLSAVSLVRGPAPGPSLPGTEGDFSVVPLAIPITVGPGTIGALLVMGTGYQSLSDKLMACLSLTAAALSVGALLWCAGGVERIIGRLGLSILTKLTGLFVASIAAQIIFTGIRNFMGPLP; from the coding sequence ATGCTACAAAATTTCATCAACCTTTACCTGAAAATATTTCTCCTTCTCACCCCTTTTTTTGTTTTATCCGTTTTTCTTTCCATGACCGCCGGCATGGCAAATGGAGAACGCCGTAAAATTGCTTGCAAAATCACCATTGCCGTGCTGATTGCCTCTTTTATTCTTTTTTTCTTCGGCCATTACATCTTTCAGATCTTTGGTATTACTATCGATGCTTTCCGCATCGGTGCAGGGGCCATTCTTTTTCTTTCCGCCGTCAGCCTGGTTCGCGGACCCGCTCCCGGTCCCTCGCTCCCGGGTACGGAAGGTGACTTTTCCGTTGTTCCCCTTGCTATCCCCATTACCGTAGGGCCCGGCACCATAGGCGCCCTCCTTGTTATGGGTACGGGGTATCAGAGTCTTAGCGACAAGCTTATGGCCTGCCTCTCCCTAACCGCCGCTGCCCTTTCCGTAGGCGCTCTTCTGTGGTGTGCAGGTGGTGTTGAGCGCATCATCGGCCGCCTTGGCCTCTCCATACTCACCAAGCTCACCGGACTCTTCGTTGCTTCCATCGCTGCCCAGATAATTTTCACCGGAATCCGAAACTTCATGGGGCCACTGCCATGA
- the tadA gene encoding tRNA adenosine(34) deaminase TadA — protein MKDEDYMKLALGAAEKAGQMNEVPIGAVIVHNSGTVLATAWNRTISNCDPTAHAEILALRKAAENLGNYRLSGSSIYVTIEPCPMCMGAIIHARIDRLIYGAADIKWGAAGSLYDLATDRRLNHQIRVQSGVLEPLCREKIQNFFRSKRSIAKEAKRKQA, from the coding sequence ATGAAAGATGAAGACTACATGAAGCTTGCCCTTGGGGCTGCGGAAAAGGCTGGACAAATGAATGAAGTTCCGATAGGTGCAGTGATTGTTCATAATTCTGGAACTGTGCTTGCCACAGCCTGGAACCGGACCATCAGCAACTGTGACCCTACGGCCCATGCCGAAATCCTTGCCCTCCGGAAAGCAGCAGAAAACCTGGGCAATTACAGGCTGTCGGGTAGCAGTATCTATGTTACCATAGAGCCCTGCCCCATGTGCATGGGAGCTATTATTCATGCCCGCATAGACCGCCTCATCTACGGAGCTGCCGATATCAAATGGGGTGCCGCCGGGTCTTTATACGACCTTGCCACCGACAGACGGTTGAACCATCAGATCAGAGTGCAGTCCGGTGTTCTTGAACCCCTATGCAGAGAAAAAATTCAGAATTTTTTCCGCAGCAAAAGATCAATTGCAAAAGAAGCCAAAAGAAAGCAGGCGTAA
- a CDS encoding chemotaxis response regulator CheY, whose protein sequence is MDVSIKILVVDDFATMRRILKNILKQLGFTNITEADDGTTALEALSKNSFDLIISDWNMPKMTGLELLKKVRSDPAYKNIPFLMVTAEAQKQNVIEAVQAGVSNYVVKPFTAEAIAEKLEKIIA, encoded by the coding sequence ATGGATGTTTCAATTAAAATCCTTGTGGTGGACGACTTTGCCACCATGCGACGCATCCTTAAAAACATTCTCAAGCAACTGGGGTTTACCAACATCACCGAAGCGGATGATGGTACGACAGCCCTGGAGGCGCTTTCCAAAAACAGTTTTGATCTCATCATATCAGACTGGAACATGCCCAAAATGACCGGCCTGGAACTCCTCAAAAAGGTTCGTTCTGACCCTGCCTATAAAAATATTCCCTTCCTGATGGTAACAGCAGAAGCCCAGAAACAGAATGTGATTGAAGCTGTACAAGCCGGAGTTTCCAACTATGTTGTGAAACCCTTCACCGCTGAAGCCATTGCAGAAAAACTGGAAAAAATTATTGCCTGA
- a CDS encoding PAS domain-containing sensor histidine kinase → MDKDTGSVKYEDKMVSSRDNATATCNEDSRLDQLCLHHAPVCVYRFNQSGHILYANQKTSDLLGYSEEELLSISIFDIDPDMNPERWIHIWQKIYKDGAVIMETMHRKKNGHCLPVEVAANRINFEGHVYALAFTKDISERTHKEEQLDLTGFIFEKASLGIFLNKDGGYIDNVNEYACQCLGYTKEELCRMHILDIDHEKSHQESYELWLRLQHEGQINFESVHRKKDGTEIPVEITGNLFQFSNRLYSVSFVKDISERKAAEKQYRKMQAQRHKSQQLESMGTLASGIAHDFNNILSAILGFSELALGAAPPESNINRYIYQISQASLRAKDLIHQILMFSQQCHPEKGPVNVTRTVDEVLQLIQATLPANIAIRKTIQADILPIFANEIHIHRLLMNLCTNACHSMKDKGGMLMVSLQDIRIEDMASGSYHGINPGSYIKISITDSGCGIAPDILDKVFDPYFTTKNSDEGSGLGLSTVQDIVMDHGGDIKIDSEMEKGTTFHILLPAIHAGSALSLTAQRGQLPTDNEGILLVNDDACRTKADAAPGLPDEIRPKCH, encoded by the coding sequence ATGGATAAAGACACTGGCTCAGTAAAATATGAGGATAAGATGGTGAGTTCACGGGACAACGCCACAGCCACCTGCAATGAGGACAGTCGTCTGGACCAACTCTGTCTGCATCATGCACCGGTCTGCGTTTATCGATTCAATCAAAGCGGCCACATTCTTTATGCAAACCAAAAAACCTCTGATTTGCTTGGCTATTCAGAAGAAGAACTGCTGAGCATATCTATTTTTGACATTGATCCGGACATGAATCCGGAACGATGGATTCACATCTGGCAAAAAATATACAAGGATGGTGCCGTCATCATGGAAACCATGCACCGCAAAAAAAACGGCCATTGCCTCCCCGTCGAAGTGGCCGCCAACCGGATCAACTTTGAAGGCCATGTATATGCACTTGCATTTACTAAAGATATCTCGGAACGAACACACAAGGAAGAACAGCTGGACCTAACCGGCTTTATTTTTGAGAAAGCTTCTTTAGGTATCTTTCTGAATAAAGATGGGGGATATATCGATAATGTAAACGAATATGCCTGTCAGTGTCTCGGCTATACAAAGGAAGAACTCTGCCGGATGCACATTCTGGACATTGACCATGAAAAATCCCACCAAGAGAGTTATGAGCTATGGCTCCGACTCCAGCATGAGGGCCAAATCAATTTTGAAAGCGTTCATCGCAAAAAAGACGGGACAGAAATCCCCGTAGAAATTACCGGAAATTTATTTCAATTCAGCAACAGGCTCTATAGCGTTTCTTTTGTTAAGGATATTTCCGAACGCAAAGCAGCGGAAAAACAGTACCGTAAAATGCAAGCACAAAGGCACAAGTCTCAGCAACTGGAATCTATGGGGACACTGGCTAGCGGCATCGCCCACGACTTCAATAATATCCTCAGTGCCATTTTAGGATTTTCCGAGCTGGCCCTAGGTGCTGCTCCGCCGGAATCAAACATTAACAGATACATATATCAAATTTCTCAAGCAAGCCTCCGCGCAAAGGATCTTATCCATCAAATTCTGATGTTCAGTCAACAGTGCCACCCGGAAAAAGGACCGGTAAATGTCACCAGAACCGTGGATGAGGTCTTACAACTCATCCAAGCCACCCTTCCCGCCAATATTGCAATCAGAAAAACAATCCAAGCAGACATCCTTCCCATTTTTGCCAATGAAATCCATATACACCGCCTTCTCATGAACCTATGTACCAATGCCTGCCATTCCATGAAAGACAAGGGTGGGATGCTGATGGTCAGCCTGCAGGACATCCGTATTGAGGATATGGCTTCAGGGAGTTACCATGGCATCAATCCGGGCAGCTACATCAAAATTTCCATTACAGATTCGGGCTGTGGAATTGCACCTGATATACTGGATAAAGTTTTTGACCCATATTTCACCACCAAAAACAGTGATGAAGGCTCCGGACTTGGGCTATCCACCGTCCAAGACATCGTCATGGATCACGGTGGAGATATCAAGATTGACAGCGAGATGGAGAAAGGCACTACATTTCATATCCTTCTCCCTGCCATTCATGCCGGATCGGCTCTCTCCCTTACCGCACAAAGAGGGCAGCTCCCCACGGACAACGAAGGCATTCTCTTGGTGAATGATGATGCATGCCGGACAAAAGCTGATGCTGCGCCTGGGCTACCGGATGAAATACGGCCAAAGTGCCATTAA
- a CDS encoding pyridoxamine 5'-phosphate oxidase family protein, which yields MIDFNKILKDNTYGVLATLDGNRPRTRVFQYLFSDDNKVYFGTTNDKPVYAQIQRNPFVSFCSYSKDFSPVLSVSGKAYFVDDITLKARAMEEYPFIKKMYTSPDNPVFEIFYVDVEEIETYSFEEGPRKYKLK from the coding sequence ATGATTGATTTCAATAAGATTCTGAAGGATAATACCTACGGTGTACTCGCTACTCTGGATGGCAACAGACCCAGAACGAGGGTTTTTCAATATCTTTTCTCTGATGACAACAAAGTCTATTTTGGAACAACCAATGACAAACCGGTATACGCCCAGATACAGCGCAATCCCTTTGTATCCTTCTGCTCATATTCAAAAGACTTTTCGCCTGTATTATCCGTGAGTGGTAAAGCTTATTTCGTTGATGATATTACACTGAAAGCCCGTGCAATGGAGGAATACCCGTTTATTAAAAAAATGTATACGAGTCCGGACAATCCGGTTTTCGAAATTTTCTATGTGGATGTGGAAGAAATTGAGACTTACAGCTTTGAGGAAGGCCCCAGAAAATACAAATTGAAATAA